GTCACTTCAAAGCCCAAGCGTTGATCAATGCGCCCTAAAACATAGCCTTTTTGGATCCGCATGCCGCTTTTAATGGTGGGGGCGATTTTATCCAATTGAGAATAAATCGTGCGGATGCCATTTTTATGCTCAATGATAACGACTTTTTTAAGCATGTTGATTTCTTTAGCGAACACGATTTTCCCGTCTAAAACATTACGCACCAAAGCGTTTGGGGTTTTTGACACTAGTGTAATAGACTCGCTAAAAATTTTTAAATTATAAACCGGATCAATATAAGGGCCAAATTTTTGCACCACTTCATAATCGTTCAAAGGGGCGATCGTTTTTGGTCCGTTATAGCTCGTGGTGTTGATATTTTGATAAGAGCTCGCTACTTGTTTGACTTCTAAGGCTTGAGAAGATTTTTTCAAACTGACTTTTTCTTCATTTTCTCTATTTTGTTTGATGATATTTAAGCGTTTTAAAAGAGCGTTTAAATTCTGGCGTTCTTTTTCTAAAAGGGTTAATCGTTGGTTATAGATCGCATAATCTTTTTGCATGCTCAAAATGAGCTTATCTTGTTCGGTTTGCAAGGATTTTAAGGTTGCTTCACGAGTTTTTTGCTCATCTATGACAGA
This region of Helicobacter pylori genomic DNA includes:
- a CDS encoding murein hydrolase activator EnvC family protein gives rise to the protein MHKLGVFLLAALLSANTQKVSDIAKDIQHKETLLKKTHEEKNQLNSRLSSLGEAIRSKELQKAEIERQMAALKKSLEKNRNESLAQEKVLTNYRKSLDHLQKQRSFLQKRVFDTLLQDFLFSQALKGQNLASSNDVILQVAFENLHQSTLSKMSQLSQEEKDLNAQALKVRSSIQKISSVIDEQKTREATLKSLQTEQDKLILSMQKDYAIYNQRLTLLEKERQNLNALLKRLNIIKQNRENEEKVSLKKSSQALEVKQVASSYQNINTTSYNGPKTIAPLNDYEVVQKFGPYIDPVYNLKIFSESITLVSKTPNALVRNVLDGKIVFAKEINMLKKVVIIEHKNGIRTIYSQLDKIAPTIKSGMRIQKGYVLGRIDQRLGFEVTMKEKHINPLELIVRN